Genomic segment of Xanthobacter dioxanivorans:
ATCTCTAGCCCTATTCAGAAAGCTATTCCATGTCACAAGAAAACCATCGGATCGCCGCCGCCATCGATCTGCGAATGCGACAACTGGAAAAGCAGGGCATTCAAGGAGCGGCGGTCGTCCATCATATGCTTGGCTATATGCAGGGTCTTCAGCAGATTTACGACACGGCTTCGGACAAGGTGCTGTCGAACCTGTGTCAGCGCTATCCGGGCTTCTATCGCTATGCGGATATGATGGAGTCCATGTCCGAGAGAAATCAGCAAATGATCGAGGCGGGAACGCACCCCTACCGCGATCTGCCTGAACTTCCCGAGAAGCTGAAGCGGAGCTTGGCTGCATTGATGGCCAGTGCGGCCGATCTCGAACGTGCCTTCCAGTCTGCCGTGGATTGCGGTGACTTCGCCCGTCACGTCGACCAACTCGACAGCCTGAAACGGCAATGGGGCGCGGATTTGCAGCGCCTGGTCGAGTTGTTTCGCTCTTCAGACGTTGCTCCCCAAAGCCAACTCATCGTGCAAAGCGCCCTCAAAGCCATGGCTGAGCGAATTAATCGGCTCGGGTGAGCAATTGGTGAGCAATCTGGTCCCTGAAGCCGCCGCTAAACGTAGGACATTGATAAAACCCTTAACGTAGGATTCCGCCCTCAGCCGGAGCCGACCCCTTCATCGCCGAGGCCGGCGCCGACGATCCGTTGGCGATCTCGATCACCTCCGGGAATCGCGTCATCCTGCCGGAGCCGCCCCGCACGCCCGAGGCCGCAATGCGCCTCATTGAGCAGTTTGTCGGCCAGGCGATAGTGCGGGTCGGAGTGACGCGCTATCCGGCCGGCCACGGCATATCCGACCCCTCCGAGCTCAGTCCCGGCCTGGTCGATCCTTGCGAGAACATCCGCATGGGAACTGCTCTATTTGGAAAGGTTCACCGGATTGTCACTCACGCCCGCGGCGCGGCCGACGGGTCGGCGTTCACCCAATCCCTCGAGGCTTGGCGGACGGGCATGTTCGAGGGCCGATATGTCTTCGGCGAGGCCGATCCGGGTCCGCTATCCACGGCGGAAGCGGAACTCGATCATGACGAGGTACCCAGCGTTACCGGCGAAGACCCCGATCCCGCTACGGTTCCCGACCGGACGGCGGTTCAAGACGGAGAGGCGCTCGATCCGAACCACGCTGGAATTCGAATCGACCTCTCCCCCATTGGTACTGGAAGAGATCCATAGATAGGTTTCGCCAGAGTGAGGTCCGAACGAGGC
This window contains:
- a CDS encoding lysozyme family protein, producing MAISITSGNRVILPEPPRTPEAAMRLIEQFVGQAIVRVGVTRYPAGHGISDPSELSPGLVDPCENIRMGTALFGKVHRIVTHARGAADGSAFTQSLEAWRTGMFEGRYVFGEADPGPLSTAEAELDHDEVPSVTGEDPDPATVPDRTAVQDGEALDPNHAGIRIDLSPIGTGRDP